The Firmicutes bacterium CAG:345 genome window below encodes:
- a CDS encoding glycoside hydrolase (product inferred by homology to UniProt) has protein sequence MMNKVFKILGIGTLALLASCTNNNSSSSSISSSSSISTPTSSTLSSSTTSSSIDDNTKIKDEDKVVPTSTKMDYVDHANFGASEYDESKWFKNTLDKVAFPDPQVIEVGDTYYIYGTTDRTGSKTLDCYSTKDFNNFELHMDIYKPQNEWSEGVLFAPEVYEIDGTFYLFYSDNMKSNGLRYINVLTSNSPVGPFEEYKGTDYYGNELDGYKAPIFRHNDSLGLSVLDQNLFIDDDGSMYMYYSIYDTGIMQYIIGVSMLDPVTPDWDTYKILVRPGELTPKTTSTNMLIWEAYQGFKVAEGPFMVKSPVNGKYYLTYSVNHYPDRYYTVCYAYSDEPLGDFTKPYKKGEQWTNLLFGYAGGMKSTTVYDKWEGFMSGTAHHCIFKIGDQYMIGYHAHKNRKDSSNGRFFGLDRLFFNEEGTPYCYGPTDSIEPLPEKISGYKNIVLDAANVKTENITNPEYLTDNFVPEHYNLPVESSREATLGSGLSYVEIDFDKEYLIGGLSIYNSCFYEKALSQIEFIKFDNDNNIIDTVFPSEYLNDEKEFIFPGSAFTYDIKDIKAKRVIIGFNCGSETNLSEISIYGKTA, from the coding sequence ATGATGAATAAGGTATTTAAAATTTTGGGAATAGGTACATTAGCATTATTAGCTAGCTGTACAAATAATAATTCATCGAGCTCTTCAATTTCTTCATCTTCTTCTATTTCAACTCCTACTTCTTCGACATTATCTTCATCAACAACTTCCTCAAGTATTGATGATAACACTAAAATTAAAGATGAAGATAAAGTAGTGCCAACTTCAACAAAGATGGATTATGTTGATCATGCTAACTTTGGTGCATCAGAATATGATGAATCTAAATGGTTTAAAAATACATTGGATAAAGTTGCTTTCCCAGATCCACAGGTTATTGAAGTAGGTGATACTTACTATATTTATGGAACTACAGATCGTACAGGTAGTAAAACATTAGATTGCTATTCAACTAAAGATTTTAACAATTTTGAATTGCACATGGATATTTATAAACCACAAAATGAATGGAGTGAAGGTGTTTTATTTGCTCCTGAAGTCTATGAAATTGATGGAACTTTCTATCTTTTCTATAGCGATAATATGAAGAGCAATGGCCTTCGTTATATCAACGTTTTAACTTCCAATTCTCCAGTAGGACCTTTTGAAGAATATAAAGGTACTGATTATTATGGAAATGAATTAGATGGTTATAAGGCTCCTATTTTCCGCCACAACGATAGTTTAGGTTTATCCGTATTGGATCAAAATTTATTTATTGATGATGATGGAAGCATGTATATGTACTACTCAATCTATGATACAGGAATCATGCAATATATTATTGGCGTTTCGATGTTAGATCCTGTTACACCAGATTGGGATACATATAAAATTTTGGTTAGACCTGGTGAATTAACACCAAAAACAACAAGCACAAATATGTTAATTTGGGAAGCTTACCAAGGATTTAAAGTTGCTGAAGGACCTTTCATGGTTAAATCTCCAGTCAATGGAAAATATTATTTGACATATTCAGTTAACCATTATCCTGATCGTTACTATACAGTTTGCTATGCTTATAGTGATGAACCATTAGGTGATTTCACAAAACCATATAAAAAAGGTGAACAATGGACAAACTTATTGTTTGGTTATGCCGGTGGTATGAAATCAACAACAGTTTATGATAAATGGGAAGGTTTTATGAGTGGAACAGCTCACCATTGTATATTTAAGATTGGTGATCAATATATGATTGGTTACCATGCACATAAGAATCGTAAAGATTCTTCAAATGGCCGTTTCTTTGGATTAGATAGATTATTCTTCAATGAAGAAGGTACACCTTATTGCTATGGTCCTACAGATTCTATAGAACCATTGCCAGAAAAAATCAGCGGATATAAGAATATTGTTCTTGATGCTGCTAATGTTAAAACTGAAAATATTACTAATCCAGAATATTTAACAGATAACTTTGTCCCTGAACATTATAATCTTCCTGTTGAATCTTCAAGAGAAGCAACACTTGGCTCTGGTTTATCTTATGTTGAAATTGATTTTGATAAAGAATATTTAATTGGTGGCTTGAGTATTTATAATAGCTGTTTCTATGAAAAGGCTTTGTCACAAATTGAATTTATTAAATTTGATAATGACAACAATATCATTGATACAGTTTTCCCATCAGAATATTTAAATGATGAAAAAGAATTTATTTTCCCAGGTTCTGCATTTACATATGATATTAAAGATATTAAAGCTAAAAGAGTTATCATTGGATTTAATTGCGGAAGTGAAACAAATCTCAGTGAAATATCAATTTATGGTAAAACAGCATGA
- a CDS encoding glycoside hydrolase family 43 (product inferred by homology to UniProt) has product MKKGYKLLTLGIVALLTSCNTVKPTTSSSSSSSSSTTSTTTSSTSSSSTSSSTSSSSIKQDIHESELGNHDEVPYYYENRIILPAIGGSREVPDPFVYRFNGMYYLYPTTNGNSVKAYKSRDLIEWEPVDNGQLRTGAVYEYSSDGSSAPKSGTPFAPEVIYYNGTFYMIASPSGQGHYIFSSDSPEGPFTCITDNLGKSIDGSFFINSDEEIYLYGASSGSIMAYGLEDDFMTFKKLDNGNDIGAGLNECRVGNWNEGPYMLQKDGNYYLTYCGTHYLSASYRVDYSYAEEGSNLFAASAYKRQDNLIVSTEDDFKGLGHSATVLAPDLDSYYLVYHNLEDNNQRYLNFSRLSFNGSTMVANQVGLHENIGVSLPTFYSYGDEEYLNTEGDFDLSENSTEDSFTVEYNVTGEGKMIFGYQDSSNYAYIEFVNNKISVVDVKNGVEQKAYEVELIKEYDTTVMHTFRLQYKDGYSNLYFDSMEKAAKINCNLPKGRIGYLKNNNFDEIGYTAFSKYALGSSDCAQYNDTVSLANSYDERLSYLTAGSGIVASTDANGTRKGGNNLLLANEGDRATYRMYAKTDGNYNINLRLSSTSIAGNVKVRIDDGELITCNLSENQATKYADGDLYLTILNTDLDAGLHNISIYQNGSPIEISEVRYTKLDLPSDLSREFTDENSLDGLITRNTKVYNDGIYTDNYQASGVITYENFSNATISADLLINSVQASGYAGLIFNVTDYSKNHSADGDGGDNPNMFKGYKFVFESDRVSLIYTDFNYSYTLKSKMISYDSSSVTTMKVVQENNIYHCYINDEVVFDVIGNYGNLEGQVGVYTSNSDVVIKTLDITY; this is encoded by the coding sequence ATGAAAAAAGGATATAAATTATTAACATTAGGAATAGTTGCTTTACTTACAAGTTGTAATACAGTAAAGCCAACAACTTCTTCTAGTTCTTCTTCCTCTTCTTCAACGACATCTACTACAACTTCTTCAACTAGTTCTTCTTCAACTTCTAGTTCTACTTCATCATCTTCTATTAAACAAGATATTCATGAAAGTGAACTCGGAAATCATGATGAAGTACCTTATTATTATGAAAATAGAATAATACTTCCAGCAATTGGAGGAAGTAGAGAAGTTCCAGATCCATTTGTTTATAGATTTAATGGTATGTACTACCTTTATCCAACAACTAATGGTAATTCTGTTAAAGCTTACAAATCTCGTGATTTAATAGAATGGGAACCAGTCGATAATGGACAATTAAGAACTGGTGCTGTTTATGAATATAGCTCAGATGGTTCATCAGCTCCAAAAAGCGGAACACCATTTGCACCTGAAGTAATTTATTATAATGGAACATTCTACATGATTGCTTCACCAAGCGGACAAGGTCATTACATTTTTTCAAGTGATTCTCCAGAAGGACCATTTACTTGCATAACTGATAATTTAGGAAAAAGTATTGATGGCTCTTTCTTCATCAATTCAGACGAAGAGATTTATCTTTACGGAGCTTCGTCTGGCTCAATTATGGCCTATGGTCTAGAAGACGATTTCATGACATTTAAAAAATTGGACAATGGTAATGATATCGGTGCTGGTTTAAATGAATGCCGTGTTGGTAACTGGAATGAAGGCCCATATATGCTTCAAAAAGATGGTAATTACTATTTGACATATTGTGGAACTCATTATCTTTCTGCCTCTTATCGTGTCGATTATTCATATGCAGAAGAAGGATCTAATCTTTTTGCCGCTAGTGCATATAAAAGACAAGATAATTTAATTGTTTCAACTGAAGATGATTTTAAAGGCCTTGGTCACTCGGCTACAGTTTTAGCTCCTGACTTAGATAGCTATTATCTTGTTTATCACAATTTAGAAGATAATAATCAACGTTATTTGAATTTTTCTCGACTTTCTTTTAATGGTTCTACAATGGTTGCTAACCAAGTTGGACTTCATGAAAATATCGGTGTAAGCTTACCAACTTTCTATAGTTATGGTGACGAGGAATATTTAAATACTGAAGGTGATTTTGACTTATCCGAAAATTCAACAGAAGATAGCTTTACTGTTGAATATAATGTCACAGGTGAAGGAAAAATGATTTTTGGATATCAAGATTCTTCAAATTATGCTTATATTGAATTTGTCAATAATAAGATTTCTGTTGTCGATGTAAAAAATGGCGTTGAACAAAAAGCTTATGAAGTTGAATTAATTAAAGAGTATGATACTACAGTCATGCATACATTCCGTTTACAATACAAAGATGGATATTCTAATTTGTATTTCGATAGTATGGAAAAAGCTGCAAAAATTAATTGTAATCTTCCAAAAGGTAGAATCGGATATTTAAAAAATAATAACTTTGATGAAATTGGTTACACAGCCTTTTCTAAATATGCTTTAGGTTCAAGCGATTGCGCTCAGTATAATGATACTGTTTCTTTAGCTAATAGTTATGATGAAAGACTTTCATATTTAACTGCTGGTTCTGGTATTGTAGCTTCTACCGATGCAAATGGCACAAGAAAAGGTGGCAATAATCTTCTTTTAGCAAATGAAGGAGATAGAGCTACATATCGTATGTATGCTAAAACTGATGGTAACTATAATATCAATTTACGTCTTTCTTCAACTTCTATTGCTGGTAATGTCAAAGTTCGTATCGATGATGGCGAATTAATAACTTGCAATTTATCTGAAAACCAAGCTACCAAATATGCTGATGGCGATTTATATTTAACAATATTAAATACAGACTTAGATGCTGGACTCCATAATATATCTATTTATCAAAATGGTTCTCCAATCGAAATTTCTGAAGTTCGTTATACAAAACTTGATCTCCCATCTGATTTATCCCGCGAATTCACTGATGAAAATTCACTTGATGGTCTTATTACACGTAATACCAAAGTTTATAATGATGGTATTTATACTGATAATTATCAAGCAAGTGGCGTTATTACTTATGAAAACTTTTCAAACGCTACAATATCAGCAGATTTATTAATTAATTCTGTTCAAGCATCTGGTTATGCTGGTTTAATTTTCAATGTCACGGATTACAGTAAAAATCATAGTGCTGATGGTGATGGTGGTGATAATCCGAATATGTTCAAAGGATATAAGTTTGTCTTTGAATCAGATAGAGTTTCTTTGATTTATACAGATTTCAATTATTCCTACACTTTAAAATCAAAAATGATTTCTTATGATTCAAGTTCTGTAACTACAATGAAAGTTGTTCAAGAAAACAATATATATCATTGTTATATAAATGATGAAGTTGTCTTTGATGTAATCGGCAATTATGGAAATCTTGAAGGTCAAGTCGGTGTATACACAAGTAATTCTGATGTAGTAATTAAAACATTAGACATCACTTATTAG
- a CDS encoding uncharacterized protein (product inferred by homology to UniProt) — protein sequence MNKVKVFDAYYKNKAGIWYFVPEDFSLFIKNEPVSGFGSIKYPEGSVYVGEIFFDGKDFKKQGIGQQDFTYSELGHLDENINEKIYKFIGKFDYKKNDWIYGNGVLYYRDKNGLPSHFVKGFFRDLSKMKEYEGEFDYSTLLDGYAKEMEFDYDSRKVVFCREYTKIENKRYKLLLLGDSYIEFWNYEQYAGENIFEHCFDLSKVRTLGVGGAINEDFVQYLNQVNPKFKTEKALINLGFNDLHSGEDIDSILHHLDEVIGLVKSKFDAKKIIICAVVHSPNFDNRYQDEEKLNHLIYEYSQRKGYEFLNLNEKIKNSRIHCFAEDKVHLNEHGYELFYKSIERGIYD from the coding sequence ATGAATAAAGTAAAAGTCTTCGATGCTTATTATAAAAATAAAGCTGGAATATGGTATTTTGTTCCCGAAGACTTTTCTTTGTTTATTAAAAATGAACCAGTTAGTGGTTTTGGATCAATTAAATATCCTGAAGGTTCTGTTTATGTTGGAGAGATTTTTTTCGATGGAAAAGATTTTAAAAAACAAGGAATTGGACAGCAGGATTTCACCTATTCTGAATTAGGTCATCTTGATGAAAACATCAATGAAAAAATCTATAAATTCATCGGAAAATTTGATTATAAAAAAAATGATTGGATTTATGGTAATGGCGTTTTATATTATCGTGATAAAAATGGTTTACCATCACATTTTGTCAAAGGTTTTTTCCGTGATTTATCCAAAATGAAAGAATATGAAGGTGAATTTGATTATTCAACATTACTAGATGGTTATGCAAAAGAGATGGAATTTGATTATGATTCTAGAAAAGTAGTGTTTTGTCGTGAATATACAAAAATAGAAAATAAAAGATATAAACTTCTTTTACTAGGTGATTCATATATTGAATTTTGGAATTATGAGCAATATGCTGGAGAAAATATTTTTGAGCATTGTTTCGATTTATCTAAAGTTAGAACTTTAGGTGTTGGCGGTGCTATCAATGAAGATTTTGTTCAATATTTAAATCAAGTTAATCCTAAATTTAAAACTGAAAAAGCTCTTATTAATTTAGGATTTAATGATTTGCATAGTGGAGAAGATATTGATAGTATCCTTCATCATCTTGATGAAGTAATCGGTTTAGTAAAAAGTAAATTTGATGCCAAAAAAATAATAATCTGTGCAGTAGTTCATTCACCTAATTTTGATAATCGTTATCAAGATGAAGAAAAATTAAATCATTTAATTTATGAATATTCCCAAAGAAAAGGATATGAATTTTTAAATTTAAATGAAAAGATAAAGAATAGTCGTATCCATTGCTTTGCTGAAGATAAAGTTCATTTAAATGAACATGGATATGAATTATTTTATAAATCTATTGAAAGAGGTATTTATGATTAA
- a CDS encoding alpha-galactosidase (product inferred by homology to UniProt), with protein sequence MIKYDETKRVFHLTNGSISYYIYVNSVGVLETLYFGEHLEDIGEVAGIAGANIDNCSTQYFDKKEGVEKSFDDNYKATYARKEVSSHALIDKRGAPIIIEKKNGSYETDFRFSSYKIIDGVPSLKTLPSIRNADGSTLEVTLKDVNYDVELIYRISILDKNDIIIKNFEIINHEKDDITIKRAYSLELDLPSCHYDFTHFRGRWSKERDKKTNEVMDGYQAVSSNYGRSSHEENPFVYLENKDNNEVIGFNLIYSSNFTFSLFSDYMGGLRVLYGINDEDFSWKLKTDESFETPQAVISYSYQGVDKMSQNFHKVIKENIIGYKKEKEYKPILFNSWEGCYMDFDTEKILSFVDASKKIGAELFVLDDGWFSNRDTDYTGLGDWWINEKKIDLQKVIDQCHKNKMKFGIWYEPEMVNPGTELFKKHPEYALGNYQDKMIISRHQFHLDFTSDEVIENIFNQMVDVLDKYAVDYVKWDYNRVVYEHMSTLLSNEEQGRVYHLLALGYYKLLDKLTKKYPDIMFEGCASGGGRFDLGTLYYCPQIWCSDESDPVQRFFIQYNTSLGYPLSTIGSHANNNNLTSYKIKAELALFGTYGYEMNPKLLTEDEINELNEVADVYKKYHKEVIEEGTLYHLCDPNKSNYMSMMAVSSNKNTAMVFFTNLLKELDQYRFLKLKGLDPNKYYRNNLDSRVYSGDYYMKIGLNLSRFWLWEFNSKLIILNAI encoded by the coding sequence ATGATTAAGTACGATGAAACAAAAAGAGTTTTTCACCTTACTAATGGCTCGATAAGTTATTATATTTATGTAAACTCAGTTGGTGTCTTGGAGACATTATATTTTGGTGAACATCTTGAAGATATTGGGGAAGTAGCAGGAATTGCAGGAGCAAATATTGATAATTGCTCTACTCAATACTTTGATAAAAAAGAAGGCGTTGAAAAGTCTTTTGATGATAATTACAAGGCAACATATGCAAGAAAAGAAGTTTCTTCACATGCATTAATCGATAAAAGAGGAGCTCCTATTATTATTGAGAAGAAGAATGGCTCTTATGAAACTGATTTTCGTTTTTCTTCATATAAAATCATTGATGGTGTACCATCTTTAAAAACGTTACCGAGCATTAGAAATGCTGATGGCTCAACTTTAGAAGTTACTCTGAAAGATGTTAATTATGATGTGGAATTAATTTATCGAATTAGTATACTTGATAAAAACGATATCATCATTAAGAATTTTGAAATAATCAATCATGAAAAAGATGATATTACAATAAAAAGAGCTTATTCGCTGGAATTAGATTTGCCTAGTTGTCATTATGATTTCACTCATTTTAGAGGTAGATGGTCTAAAGAACGTGATAAAAAGACCAATGAAGTCATGGATGGATACCAAGCAGTTTCAAGCAATTATGGACGTTCATCACATGAAGAAAACCCTTTTGTTTATTTAGAAAATAAAGATAATAATGAAGTTATCGGTTTCAATTTAATCTATAGTTCAAATTTCACTTTCTCTTTATTCTCTGATTACATGGGAGGATTAAGAGTATTATATGGAATCAATGATGAAGATTTTTCTTGGAAATTAAAAACAGATGAAAGTTTTGAGACACCACAAGCTGTAATTTCTTATTCTTATCAAGGTGTTGATAAGATGAGCCAAAACTTCCATAAAGTGATCAAGGAAAATATCATCGGATATAAGAAAGAAAAAGAGTATAAACCTATCCTTTTCAATTCCTGGGAAGGATGTTATATGGATTTTGATACAGAAAAAATCTTATCTTTTGTTGATGCCTCTAAAAAAATTGGAGCTGAACTATTTGTTCTTGATGATGGTTGGTTCTCTAATCGTGATACAGATTATACAGGTTTAGGCGATTGGTGGATCAATGAAAAGAAAATTGATTTACAAAAAGTTATTGATCAATGTCATAAGAATAAAATGAAATTCGGTATTTGGTATGAACCTGAAATGGTAAATCCTGGCACTGAACTTTTCAAAAAACACCCGGAATACGCTCTTGGAAATTATCAGGATAAAATGATTATTTCTCGTCACCAATTCCATTTAGATTTTACTAGTGATGAAGTAATTGAAAATATATTTAACCAAATGGTTGATGTTTTAGATAAATATGCTGTTGACTATGTAAAATGGGATTATAATCGTGTTGTCTATGAACATATGTCTACTTTGCTCAGCAATGAAGAGCAAGGTAGGGTCTATCATCTTTTAGCTTTAGGTTATTATAAATTGTTAGATAAGTTAACAAAAAAATATCCTGATATTATGTTTGAAGGATGTGCTTCAGGTGGTGGAAGATTTGACTTAGGAACTTTATATTATTGCCCACAAATTTGGTGCAGTGATGAATCTGATCCTGTTCAAAGATTTTTCATCCAATATAATACTTCTTTAGGATATCCATTATCGACCATTGGTTCTCATGCCAATAATAACAATTTAACTTCTTATAAAATCAAAGCTGAATTGGCCTTGTTTGGGACATATGGATACGAAATGAATCCAAAACTTCTGACAGAAGATGAAATTAATGAATTGAATGAAGTTGCGGATGTTTATAAAAAATATCATAAAGAAGTTATTGAAGAAGGAACTTTATATCATTTATGTGATCCTAATAAATCAAATTATATGAGTATGATGGCCGTTAGTTCTAATAAAAATACGGCTATGGTCTTCTTTACGAATTTATTGAAGGAATTAGATCAATATAGATTTTTAAAATTAAAAGGATTAGATCCTAATAAATACTATAGAAATAATCTTGATAGTCGTGTCTATAGTGGTGATTATTATATGAAAATAGGTTTAAATCTCTCGAGGTTTTGGCTTTGGGAGTTCAATTCTAAATTAATTATTTTAAACGCTATATAA
- a CDS encoding iduronate-2-sulfatase (product inferred by homology to UniProt), producing MKRKVTIIPLLLLGLLIAGCQSNNTSSSSSSKPTSSSSTSTSTTKPSTSSSSSTAPTTPSSSSSHTICEDDNDGKVHIVILAGQSGARGKAVNTDLTDEQNVENFDVDIIADGLMMPALNNIPEGISNNVKIQTLKPGFGDTAVEFGPELGIGETLASRYPKDGANMRSLIIKYTASGSTFTNHWYSPSALKDDVVAPSLADDQRRTLDGDGVAPLTYNLYKLIDAAKEQIVNEGYEPVFDGATFIHGEQDAKFDTNMDIYEKCLSYFITDLRSYVEKEDMPVVVTEALTNSAKYSNKLREIQKRVSAETANVSFLDNSGLYTNTFEPWHFGAESNFELGNRIAAELVSLSGDRREVGEITQEPIRVSAKSTSKLPEYLDATFTNNYSGKVKVTYEGSYDPNKLGEQEVKCYTTDACGNKYTHYLKVIVSNEPFVDEKLDEYEGVKANSLGDLGQVYVVKGEEGLYVAAKINDKDLWTDGESWKEGDMGQKGLNDDFRIFLNTGDSESMYSILLSAANLLRIYGAGVSLDSNGLAKENYVYNKYVEGYQYRVTTKGIVNAEGQELSEGLELEFYIPYYTLNIENPDSINLMFDYNNVTSANGKKSNTNTYLTSDGITNEEYSEIVDANYISINDLI from the coding sequence ATGAAGCGTAAAGTTACTATTATTCCATTATTACTTTTAGGTTTACTTATTGCTGGATGTCAAAGCAATAATACCTCCTCATCTTCTTCTAGTAAACCAACTTCTTCATCTTCTACATCCACATCTACTACTAAACCATCTACATCTTCTAGCAGTTCTACTGCTCCTACAACACCTTCATCATCTTCTAGTCATACTATCTGTGAAGATGATAATGATGGAAAAGTCCATATTGTTATTTTAGCAGGACAAAGCGGAGCTCGTGGTAAGGCTGTAAATACTGATCTTACTGATGAACAAAATGTTGAAAATTTCGATGTAGATATAATTGCTGATGGATTGATGATGCCAGCATTGAATAATATTCCTGAAGGTATATCAAATAATGTTAAAATTCAAACATTAAAACCAGGTTTTGGTGATACTGCAGTTGAATTTGGACCGGAATTAGGCATTGGTGAAACTTTAGCTAGTCGATATCCAAAAGATGGTGCCAATATGCGCAGCCTTATTATTAAATATACGGCTAGTGGTTCTACATTTACGAATCACTGGTATTCACCTTCGGCTTTAAAAGATGACGTAGTTGCTCCAAGTTTAGCTGATGATCAAAGAAGAACACTTGATGGCGATGGTGTAGCTCCATTAACATATAATTTATATAAATTGATTGATGCTGCTAAAGAACAAATTGTTAATGAAGGTTATGAACCAGTATTTGATGGTGCAACATTTATTCATGGTGAACAAGATGCTAAATTTGATACAAATATGGATATTTATGAAAAATGCTTGTCATATTTTATCACTGATTTAAGATCTTATGTTGAAAAAGAAGATATGCCTGTTGTTGTAACTGAAGCTTTGACAAATAGTGCTAAATATTCCAATAAATTAAGAGAAATTCAAAAACGCGTTTCAGCGGAAACTGCTAATGTTAGCTTTTTGGATAATTCAGGATTATATACAAATACTTTTGAACCATGGCATTTTGGTGCAGAAAGTAATTTTGAACTTGGAAATCGTATAGCTGCTGAATTAGTTTCTTTGAGCGGAGATAGAAGAGAAGTCGGTGAAATTACTCAAGAACCAATACGTGTTTCTGCAAAAAGTACTAGCAAGTTACCTGAATATCTTGATGCAACATTTACCAATAATTATTCAGGAAAAGTCAAAGTAACATATGAAGGAAGTTATGATCCTAATAAATTAGGTGAACAAGAAGTTAAATGTTACACTACTGATGCATGTGGTAATAAATATACTCATTATCTTAAAGTAATTGTTTCTAATGAACCTTTTGTCGATGAAAAATTGGATGAATATGAAGGCGTAAAAGCTAATTCTTTAGGCGATTTGGGTCAAGTTTACGTTGTAAAAGGTGAGGAAGGCTTATATGTAGCTGCCAAAATTAACGATAAAGATTTATGGACAGATGGTGAAAGCTGGAAAGAAGGAGATATGGGTCAAAAAGGTTTAAATGATGACTTCCGTATTTTCTTAAATACTGGTGACAGTGAGTCCATGTATTCAATTTTATTAAGTGCTGCAAATCTTTTAAGAATTTATGGCGCCGGAGTTTCCTTAGATAGTAATGGCCTTGCAAAAGAAAACTATGTTTATAATAAATATGTTGAAGGATATCAATATAGAGTAACTACTAAAGGTATTGTAAATGCTGAAGGACAAGAACTTTCCGAAGGACTTGAATTAGAATTTTATATTCCATATTACACACTCAATATCGAAAATCCTGATTCAATTAATTTGATGTTTGATTATAACAATGTCACAAGCGCTAATGGAAAAAAATCAAATACTAATACTTATTTGACAAGCGATGGAATTACTAACGAAGAATATTCTGAAATTGTTGATGCAAATTATATCAGTATTAATGATTTAATTTAG
- a CDS encoding uncharacterized protein (product inferred by homology to UniProt) — MKRVYGADPFVLFDKKSGAYYCYSTSNSESSNQFYLDKSYDLKEWTRLGYALDCSKNCWGKDWFWAPECYYNENNGYYYLFYSARVKDELTEEYFNRKDYLESAKIGVAVSKSPEGPFVNISDRPFDFRPYDEEYINIEDELDDYFVQNPDPEIIKKAKRGQYISMIDANLYFEDGHIYLFYSRCCYKQCHYDEKLEKFIEESSIDAVELDPSFWYDKEAKTMPKALDKYLHVDENGIRKDRFVKILNYANQPQEWENGHVFDHEKTNGELPNRRWTEGSTTICLTLEGKKTYCMTYSCNNYLSPLYGIGIAFSDNPLGPYIKYENNPIIAEKPAENVYSTGHGSIVRTDGIIRFFFHYREDFVSDRSFSFAQLFINNRHNVQVGPIEKCVKKEIVEAK, encoded by the coding sequence ATGAAAAGAGTATATGGTGCTGATCCTTTTGTTCTTTTCGACAAAAAAAGTGGAGCGTATTACTGCTATTCAACAAGCAATAGTGAAAGTTCTAATCAATTCTATTTAGATAAATCTTATGATTTAAAAGAATGGACAAGATTAGGTTATGCCCTAGATTGTTCGAAAAATTGTTGGGGTAAAGATTGGTTTTGGGCTCCTGAATGTTATTATAATGAAAATAATGGTTATTATTATTTATTTTACAGCGCTCGTGTCAAAGATGAATTGACTGAAGAATATTTCAACAGAAAAGATTATTTAGAATCTGCAAAAATTGGTGTTGCTGTTAGCAAAAGTCCAGAAGGACCTTTTGTTAATATTTCAGATAGACCATTTGATTTTCGTCCTTATGATGAAGAATATATCAATATTGAAGATGAATTAGATGATTATTTTGTTCAAAATCCTGATCCGGAAATTATAAAAAAAGCAAAACGTGGACAATATATTTCCATGATTGATGCTAATTTATATTTTGAAGATGGACATATTTATCTTTTCTATTCGAGATGTTGTTATAAACAATGCCATTATGATGAGAAATTAGAAAAATTTATTGAGGAAAGCTCAATAGATGCTGTGGAACTTGATCCTAGCTTCTGGTATGATAAAGAAGCCAAAACTATGCCAAAGGCCTTGGATAAATATCTTCATGTTGATGAAAATGGTATAAGAAAAGATCGTTTTGTTAAAATACTTAATTATGCTAATCAACCTCAAGAATGGGAAAATGGTCATGTTTTTGATCATGAGAAAACTAATGGTGAACTACCAAATCGTCGATGGACCGAAGGAAGTACAACTATATGTTTAACTCTTGAAGGAAAAAAGACTTATTGCATGACTTACTCATGTAATAATTATCTCAGTCCTTTATATGGAATAGGTATTGCCTTTAGTGATAATCCACTTGGACCATATATCAAATATGAAAACAATCCGATTATTGCTGAAAAACCTGCAGAAAATGTATATTCTACAGGACATGGTTCAATTGTTAGAACAGATGGTATTATTAGATTCTTTTTCCATTACCGTGAAGATTTTGTCAGTGATAGATCTTTTAGTTTTGCACAATTATTTATCAATAATAGGCATAATGTTCAAGTTGGACCTATTGAAAAATGTGTTAAAAAAGAAATAGTTGAAGCTAAGTAA